A DNA window from Nerophis ophidion isolate RoL-2023_Sa linkage group LG13, RoL_Noph_v1.0, whole genome shotgun sequence contains the following coding sequences:
- the LOC133564316 gene encoding serotransferrin-like, which produces MKHCLILVHLLLAYLAAVLSAPADTEKVRWCVKSDKEYQKCMDLAAQAPVFTCVKRTNSMDCIIAIHGGLADAITLDGGDIYTAGLNYELHPIIAENYGSSSESCYYAVAVAKKGTGFGIQELKGKKSCHTGLGKSAGWNIPIGTLVSMDILKWKSTDYKPIEEAVASFFSKSCVPGAANETKLCDGCKGDCSRSHNEPYYDYSGAFQCLVENGDVAFVNHLTVPDGDQANYELLCPDNTRAPMDDYKQCHLARVPAHAVVACKDPQLAELIWRSLTTVRDFNLFCSKSYAPAKNLMFKDSTVSLVKLPDNTNSFMYLGATYTGIVRTLTKEVTTVSKSGAITWCAVGAAETSKCDKWSSNSMVSGDCRIICQEGPTVEACLKMILRKKADAMAVDGGEVFLAGKCGLVPAMVEQYNEVMCSIPEASASYFAVAVVKRGSGVTWDNLRGMRSCHTGFGRTAGWTIPMGEIYKQTNDCDFTKFFSSGCAPGAPADSPFCSQCAGSGKTVADEFKCKASAEEKYYGYAGAFRCLVDGSGDVAFIKHTTVQENSDGNGPAWARNLSSSDYELICPRKPSVPVTQFKDCYLAATPAHAVVTRPETRNDVVRILQDEQAKFGMGTTTNFKLFESESGKNLLFEDSTKCVQEVPAGSSYEKFLGMGYMNTMNVLRQCSDITSDLEKQCTYSCQSN; this is translated from the exons ATGAAGCACTGTCTCATCCTGGTCCACCTCCTGCTTGCCTATCTGG CCGCTGTCTTGTCGGCCCCTGCTGACACGGAAAAGGTCAGGTGGTGTGTCAAGTCGGACAAAGAGTACCAGAAATGTATGGACCTCGCAGCCCAAGCGCCCGTGTTCACCTGTGTGAAGAGGACCAACTCAATGGATTGTATCATTGCCATTCAT GGTGGCTTGGCAGATGCAATCACTTTGGATGGAGGAGATATTTACACTGCTGGACTGAACTACGAACTGCATCCCATTATTGCTGAGAACTATGGCTCCT CGTCCGAGAGCTGTTACTATGCTGTGGCCGTGGCTAAAAAGGGCACTGGATTTGGCATTCAAGAGCTGAAGGGGAAGAAATCCTGCCACACCGGTTTGGGGAAATCTGCTGGCTGGAACATTCCAATTGGAACTCTGGTGTCTATGGATATACTGAAGTGGAAAAGCACTGACTACAAACCAATTGAGGAGG CGGTGGCAAGCTTCTTCTCTAAAAGCTGTGTCCCCGGAGCGGCCAACGAGACCAAACTGTGTGATGGCTGCAAAGGAGACTGCTCACGGTCCCACAATGAGCCCTACTATGACTACAGCGGCGCTTTCCA GTGCCTGGTGGAAAATGGAGATGTGGCTTTTGTTAATCATCTGACTGTGCCTG ATGGCGACCAGGCGAACTACGAACTGCTGTGCCCAGACAACACCAGGGCGCCCATGGATGATTACAAACAATGCCACCTGGCCAGAGTACCAGCTCATGCTGTAGTTGCCTGCAAGGACCCACAACTGGCAGAATTGATCTGGAGAAGCCTCACCACAGTGCGG GACTTCAACCTGTTCTGCTCAAAGTCGTACGCTCCTGCCAAGAACCTGATGTTTAAAGATTCTACCGTGTCACTTGTCAAGCTGCCTGACAACACAAACTCCTTCATGTATTTGGGTGCCACATACACGGGCATTGTCCGTACCCTGACAAAAG aggtCACTACAGTTAGCAAAAGCGGTGCCATCACATGGTGTGCAGTGGGTGCTGCTGAGACCAGCAAGTGTGACAAATGGAGCTCTAACTCTATGGTGTCTGGAGACTGCAGAATTATTTGCCAGGAAGGCCCCACAGTTGAAGCCTGCTTGAAAATGATCCTG CGCAAAAAAGCAGATGCAATGGCAGTTGATGGAGGGGAGGTGTTCTTAGCTGGGAAGTGTGGTCTGGTTCCAGCCATGGTGGAGCAGTACAATgaag TAATGTGCAGCATACCTGAAG CATCGGCCTCTTACTTTGCCGTGGCTGTGGTCAAGAGGGGCTCAGGGGTGACCTGGGACAACCTGAGGGGGATGAGGTCCTGCCACACGGGCTTTGGCAGAACGGCTGGTTGGACCATTCCCATGGGGGAAATCTATAAGCAAACTAATGACTGTGACTTCA CCAAGTTCTTCAGTAGCGGTTGTGCTCCCGGCGCACCGGCCGACTCCCCATTCTGTTCTCAGTGCGCCGGCAGTGGCAAAACTGTGGCTGACGAGTTCAAGTGCAAGGCCAGTGCTGAGGAAAAATACTACGGCTATGCTGGTGCCTTTAG ATGCCTTGTTGATGGCTCTGGtgatgttgccttcattaaacaTACAACTGTCCAAGAAAACAGTGATG GAAATGGTCCAGCATGGGCTCGCAATCTCTCCAGCAGCGACTATGAACTAATCTGCCCCAGGAAGCCTTCAGTTCCAGTTACACAGTTTAAAGATTGCTACCTGGCAGCCACCCCAGCACACGCTGTGGTGACACGACCAGAGACCCGCAATGATGTTGTTCGTATTCTTCAGGATGAGCAG gccAAGTTTGGAATGGGCACCACTACCAATTTCAAATTGTTTGAGTCAGAGTCTGGAAAGAATCTGCTCTTTGAGGACTCCACAAAGTGTGTCCAAGAAGTTCCTGCTGGATCCAGTTATGAGAAGTTTTTAGGAATGGGGTACATGAACACCATGAATGTGCTGAGGCAGTGCAGTGACATCACTTCAG ATCTGGAGAAACAGTGCACTTATAGCTGCCAGTCAAACTAG